Proteins encoded by one window of Culicoides brevitarsis isolate CSIRO-B50_1 chromosome 2, AGI_CSIRO_Cbre_v1, whole genome shotgun sequence:
- the LOC134832926 gene encoding E3 ubiquitin-protein ligase Nedd-4 isoform X9 has protein sequence MIHHSNSSSHVSSNSSMPNVPPRRRANSVQPNHRPAIEFVPRRSLIAPNDEGVSQLRIRVIAGHELAKKDIFGASDPYVRIDLNTIYGDINIDSVHTKTKKKTLNPKWEEEFVFRVKPNEHKLVFQVFDENRFTRDDFLGMVELTLAQLPKEQEGRVIQNKTYQLRPRRSVGVRSKVRGMLEIYHAYIRDLDAAPEPDWEIVDTNETNSLYSANSSSQDPLPFGWEERQDANGRTYYVNHVARSTQWERPTVTNSTSVEQTQQQNNDEAAAFQRRFHISVDDADSRSLNNSNQDDVDSTSETQSSANNNQGRSISSQSRTSSIDENNSANASPAPAARNQLSGEGLPSGWSMQLAPNGRIFFIDHVNKKTSWVDPRTGRASPMPNTTSAAPVERKSEDELGPLPEGWEERIHSDGRIFFIDHNTRTTQWDDPRLSNPNIAGQAVPYSRDYKQKYEYLKSQLRKPTNVPNKFEIKVRRASILEDSYRIIMGVSKVDLLKTKLWIEFEGEAGLDYGGLAREWFFLLSKEMFNPYYGLFEYSAMDNYTLQINPFSGLCNEEHLNYFKFIGRVAGMAVYHGKLLDAFFIRPFYKMMLQKPIDLKDMESVDMEYYNSLQWIKENDPSELGLTFCVDEETFGHTSQRDLKPNGGSIEVNDENKDEYIRLVIQWRFVSRVQEQMQSFLEGFGSIVPLHLLKIFDENELELLMCGIQNIDVKDWKRNTLYKGDYYANHVIIQWFWRAVLSFSNEMRARLLQFVTGTSRVPMNGFKELYGSNGPQMFTIEKWGIPDNYPRAHTCFNRLDLPPYDSYLQLKDKLIKAIEGSQGFAGVD, from the exons aaCGACGAGGGTGTCAGTCAACTGCGCATTCGAGTAATTGCTGGACATGAACTCGctaaaaaagacatttttggtGCAAG tgatccCTATGTCCGAATCGACTTGAACACCATTTACGGCGACATCAATATCGACTCGGTGCAcacaaaaacgaagaaaaagacCCTCAACCCGAAATGGGAGGAGGAATTTGTGTTTCGCGTCAAGCCAAACGAGCACAAACTCGTGTTCCAGGTATTCGATGAGAATCGCTTTACGCGCGACGACTTCTTGGGCATGGTTGAGTTGACGCTCGCTCAGCTACCCAAAGAGCAGGAAGGACGTGTTATTCAGAACAAGACGTATCAGTTGAGACCGCGCAGGTCAGTTGG TGTTCGTTCCAAAGTGCGCGGAATGCTGGAGATTTATCATGCCTACATCCGCGATTTGGATGCCGCCCCTGAGCCAGACTGGGAAATTGTCGATACAAACGAAACCAAT aGCCTATACAGTGCCAATTCGTCGAGTCAGGATCCGCTGCCCTTCGGATGGGAAGAGCGACAAGACGCCAACGGGAGAACGTACTACGTGAATCATGTTGCGCGCTCGACACAATGGGAACGACCGACGGTTAC CAATTCAACGAGCGTAGAACagacacaacaacaaaacaacgaCGAAGCAGCTGCATTCCAAAGGCGCTTTCATATTAGTGTGGATGATGCTGACTCTAgaagtttaaataattcaaatcag GACGACGTTGACAGCACATCCGAGACACAGTCGAGCGCCAACAACAATCAAGGTCGATCCATTTCCTCCCAATCTCGCACGAGTTCCATCGATGAGAACAATTCGGCGAATGCTTCGCCCGCGCCAGCTGCAAGAAATCAACTTTCGGGCGAGGGACTTCCGTCGGGGTGGTCGATGCAACTTGCGCCCAATGGCAGAATCTTTTTCATCGATCACGTGAACAAGAAAACGTCGTGGGTCGATCCGCGTACGGGAAGAGCAAGTCCCATGCCAAATACAACGAGCGCCGCGCCAGTTGAACGGAAATCCGAAGACGAATTGGGACCGTTGCCCGAGGGATGGGAAGAGAGAATTCATTCGGATGGCagaattttcttcattgaTCACA ATACTCGAACAACGCAATGGGACGATCCCCGATTGTCAAATCCCAACATTGCGGGACAAGCTGTACCTTATTCGAGAgactacaaacaaaaatacgaGTATCTCAAGAGTCAATTACGGAAACCG acAAACGTGCCTAACAAATTCGAGATCAAAGTACGTCGGGCCTCCATTCTCGAGGACTCGTATCGCATCATCATGGGTGTCAGCAAGGTAGATTTGCTCAAAACGAAGCTCTGGATCGAATTCGAGGGCGAAGCAGGTCTCGATTACGGCGGCTTGGCACGCGAATGGTTCTTCCTGCTGTCCAAAGAGATGTTCAATCCGTACTACGGGCTCTTCGAGTATTCCGCGATGGATAATTACACGCTTCAAATCAATCCGTTCAGCGGTTTGTGCAACGAAGAGCACTTGAATTACTTCAAATTCATTGGACGCGTCGCCGGAATGGCAGTTTATCACGGAAAACTCTTGGATGCGTTCTTCATTCGTCCCTTTTACAAGATGATGTTGCAAAAACCGATCGATTTGAAGGACATGGAGTCGGTCGACATGGAATATTACAATTCGTTGCAGTGGATCAAAGAAAACGATCCAAGCGAATTGGGTTTGACGTTCTGCGTCGACGAAGAAACGTTCGGACACACAAGTCAACGCGACTTGAAACCCAATGGAGGTAGTATTGAAGTGAATGACGAGAACAAAGACGAGTATATTCGTCTCGTGATCCAATGGCGCTTCGTTTCGCGTGTTCAGGAGCAGATGCAGTCGTTCTTGGAGGGCTTTGGATCGATTGTGCCGTtgcatttattgaaaattttcgacgaAAACGAGTTGGAACTCCTCATGTGCGGCATCCAGAACATCGACGTGAAGGATTGGAAACGAAACACGCTCTACAAAGGCGATTATTACGCAAATCATGTGATAATTCAGTGGTTCTGGCGTGCGGTATTGTCTTTTAGCAACGAAATGCGCGCCAGATTACTGCAATTTGTGACGGGAACATCTCGTGTACCGATGAATGGGTTCAAGGAATTGTACGGAAGTAACGGGCCGCAAATGTTTACGATCGAAAAATGGGGAATTCCCGATAATTATCCTCGAGCTCATACATG cttcAACCGATTGGATCTCCCCCCATACGACAGTTACTTACAACTCAAGGACAAATTGATCAAAGCCATCGAAGGAAGTCAAGGATTTGCTGGCGTTGACTAA
- the LOC134832926 gene encoding E3 ubiquitin-protein ligase Nedd-4 isoform X7: protein MIHHSNSSSHVSSNSSMPNVPPRRRANSVQPNHRPAIEFVPRRSLIAPNDEGVSQLRIRVIAGHELAKKDIFGASDPYVRIDLNTIYGDINIDSVHTKTKKKTLNPKWEEEFVFRVKPNEHKLVFQVFDENRFTRDDFLGMVELTLAQLPKEQEGRVIQNKTYQLRPRRSVGVRSKVRGMLEIYHAYIRDLDAAPEPDWEIVDTNETNSLYSANSSSQDPLPFGWEERQDANGRTYYVNHVARSTQWERPTVTNSTSVEQTQQQNNDEAAAFQRRFHISVDDADSRSLNNSNQEDTSTSQNPPSDSLVEESAATSPLPSNIPPRRPAPSIPAGLGGIKRAAPLPPTSSSANEATSSSNNTEANINGRENSEDDVDSTSETQSSANNNQGRSISSQSRTSSIDENNSANASPAPAARNQLSGEGLPSGWSMQLAPNGRIFFIDHVNKKTSWVDPRTGRASPMPNTTSAAPVERKSEDELGPLPEGWEERIHSDGRIFFIDHNTRTTQWDDPRLSNPNIAGQAVPYSRDYKQKYEYLKSQLRKPTNVPNKFEIKVRRASILEDSYRIIMGVSKVDLLKTKLWIEFEGEAGLDYGGLAREWFFLLSKEMFNPYYGLFEYSAMDNYTLQINPFSGLCNEEHLNYFKFIGRVAGMAVYHGKLLDAFFIRPFYKMMLQKPIDLKDMESVDMEYYNSLQWIKENDPSELGLTFCVDEETFGHTSQRDLKPNGGSIEVNDENKDEYIRLVIQWRFVSRVQEQMQSFLEGFGSIVPLHLLKIFDENELELLMCGIQNIDVKDWKRNTLYKGDYYANHVIIQWFWRAVLSFSNEMRARLLQFVTGTSRVPMNGFKELYGSNGPQMFTIEKWGIPDNYPRAHTCFNRLDLPPYDSYLQLKDKLIKAIEGSQGFAGVD from the exons aaCGACGAGGGTGTCAGTCAACTGCGCATTCGAGTAATTGCTGGACATGAACTCGctaaaaaagacatttttggtGCAAG tgatccCTATGTCCGAATCGACTTGAACACCATTTACGGCGACATCAATATCGACTCGGTGCAcacaaaaacgaagaaaaagacCCTCAACCCGAAATGGGAGGAGGAATTTGTGTTTCGCGTCAAGCCAAACGAGCACAAACTCGTGTTCCAGGTATTCGATGAGAATCGCTTTACGCGCGACGACTTCTTGGGCATGGTTGAGTTGACGCTCGCTCAGCTACCCAAAGAGCAGGAAGGACGTGTTATTCAGAACAAGACGTATCAGTTGAGACCGCGCAGGTCAGTTGG TGTTCGTTCCAAAGTGCGCGGAATGCTGGAGATTTATCATGCCTACATCCGCGATTTGGATGCCGCCCCTGAGCCAGACTGGGAAATTGTCGATACAAACGAAACCAAT aGCCTATACAGTGCCAATTCGTCGAGTCAGGATCCGCTGCCCTTCGGATGGGAAGAGCGACAAGACGCCAACGGGAGAACGTACTACGTGAATCATGTTGCGCGCTCGACACAATGGGAACGACCGACGGTTAC CAATTCAACGAGCGTAGAACagacacaacaacaaaacaacgaCGAAGCAGCTGCATTCCAAAGGCGCTTTCATATTAGTGTGGATGATGCTGACTCTAgaagtttaaataattcaaatcag gAAGACACAAGTACCTCACAAAATCCGCCGAGCGATTCGTTAGTCGAAGAATCCGCGGCGACGTCACCTTTACCTTCAAATATTCCTCCTAGACGACCTGCTCCAAGTATTCCCGCTGGCTTGGGCGGCATTAAACGTGCTGCGCCTCTGCCTCCGACGTCTTCTAG CGCTAATGAAGCGACTTCTTCTAGTAATAATACCGAGGCTAATATTAACGGGCGAGAAAATTCGGag GACGACGTTGACAGCACATCCGAGACACAGTCGAGCGCCAACAACAATCAAGGTCGATCCATTTCCTCCCAATCTCGCACGAGTTCCATCGATGAGAACAATTCGGCGAATGCTTCGCCCGCGCCAGCTGCAAGAAATCAACTTTCGGGCGAGGGACTTCCGTCGGGGTGGTCGATGCAACTTGCGCCCAATGGCAGAATCTTTTTCATCGATCACGTGAACAAGAAAACGTCGTGGGTCGATCCGCGTACGGGAAGAGCAAGTCCCATGCCAAATACAACGAGCGCCGCGCCAGTTGAACGGAAATCCGAAGACGAATTGGGACCGTTGCCCGAGGGATGGGAAGAGAGAATTCATTCGGATGGCagaattttcttcattgaTCACA ATACTCGAACAACGCAATGGGACGATCCCCGATTGTCAAATCCCAACATTGCGGGACAAGCTGTACCTTATTCGAGAgactacaaacaaaaatacgaGTATCTCAAGAGTCAATTACGGAAACCG acAAACGTGCCTAACAAATTCGAGATCAAAGTACGTCGGGCCTCCATTCTCGAGGACTCGTATCGCATCATCATGGGTGTCAGCAAGGTAGATTTGCTCAAAACGAAGCTCTGGATCGAATTCGAGGGCGAAGCAGGTCTCGATTACGGCGGCTTGGCACGCGAATGGTTCTTCCTGCTGTCCAAAGAGATGTTCAATCCGTACTACGGGCTCTTCGAGTATTCCGCGATGGATAATTACACGCTTCAAATCAATCCGTTCAGCGGTTTGTGCAACGAAGAGCACTTGAATTACTTCAAATTCATTGGACGCGTCGCCGGAATGGCAGTTTATCACGGAAAACTCTTGGATGCGTTCTTCATTCGTCCCTTTTACAAGATGATGTTGCAAAAACCGATCGATTTGAAGGACATGGAGTCGGTCGACATGGAATATTACAATTCGTTGCAGTGGATCAAAGAAAACGATCCAAGCGAATTGGGTTTGACGTTCTGCGTCGACGAAGAAACGTTCGGACACACAAGTCAACGCGACTTGAAACCCAATGGAGGTAGTATTGAAGTGAATGACGAGAACAAAGACGAGTATATTCGTCTCGTGATCCAATGGCGCTTCGTTTCGCGTGTTCAGGAGCAGATGCAGTCGTTCTTGGAGGGCTTTGGATCGATTGTGCCGTtgcatttattgaaaattttcgacgaAAACGAGTTGGAACTCCTCATGTGCGGCATCCAGAACATCGACGTGAAGGATTGGAAACGAAACACGCTCTACAAAGGCGATTATTACGCAAATCATGTGATAATTCAGTGGTTCTGGCGTGCGGTATTGTCTTTTAGCAACGAAATGCGCGCCAGATTACTGCAATTTGTGACGGGAACATCTCGTGTACCGATGAATGGGTTCAAGGAATTGTACGGAAGTAACGGGCCGCAAATGTTTACGATCGAAAAATGGGGAATTCCCGATAATTATCCTCGAGCTCATACATG cttcAACCGATTGGATCTCCCCCCATACGACAGTTACTTACAACTCAAGGACAAATTGATCAAAGCCATCGAAGGAAGTCAAGGATTTGCTGGCGTTGACTAA
- the LOC134832926 gene encoding E3 ubiquitin-protein ligase Nedd-4 isoform X3 produces the protein MIHHSNSSSHVSSNSSMPNVPPRRRANSVQPNHRPAIEFVPRRSLIAPNDEGVSQLRIRVIAGHELAKKDIFGASDPYVRIDLNTIYGDINIDSVHTKTKKKTLNPKWEEEFVFRVKPNEHKLVFQVFDENRFTRDDFLGMVELTLAQLPKEQEGRVIQNKTYQLRPRSVRSKVRGMLEIYHAYIRDLDAAPEPDWEIVDTNETNSLYSANSSSQDPLPFGWEERQDANGRTYYVNHVARSTQWERPTVTSNSTSVEQTQQQNNDEAAAFQRRFHISVDDADSRSLNNSNQEDSPPHISVVDTDDGDVISDTVAPPETIIENLAEAIDDESDAESRLETPPLPDNSLERSSNELVVDIRVTGPSESHDDDVDVEVELTSLFADDEDREEEDTSTSQNPPSDSLVEESAATSPLPSNIPPRRPAPSIPAGLGGIKRAAPLPPTSSSANEATSSSNNTEANINGRENSEDDVDSTSETQSSANNNQGRSISSQSRTSSIDENNSANASPAPAARNQLSGEGLPSGWSMQLAPNGRIFFIDHVNKKTSWVDPRTGRASPMPNTTSAAPVERKSEDELGPLPEGWEERIHSDGRIFFIDHNTRTTQWDDPRLSNPNIAGQAVPYSRDYKQKYEYLKSQLRKPTNVPNKFEIKVRRASILEDSYRIIMGVSKVDLLKTKLWIEFEGEAGLDYGGLAREWFFLLSKEMFNPYYGLFEYSAMDNYTLQINPFSGLCNEEHLNYFKFIGRVAGMAVYHGKLLDAFFIRPFYKMMLQKPIDLKDMESVDMEYYNSLQWIKENDPSELGLTFCVDEETFGHTSQRDLKPNGGSIEVNDENKDEYIRLVIQWRFVSRVQEQMQSFLEGFGSIVPLHLLKIFDENELELLMCGIQNIDVKDWKRNTLYKGDYYANHVIIQWFWRAVLSFSNEMRARLLQFVTGTSRVPMNGFKELYGSNGPQMFTIEKWGIPDNYPRAHTCFNRLDLPPYDSYLQLKDKLIKAIEGSQGFAGVD, from the exons aaCGACGAGGGTGTCAGTCAACTGCGCATTCGAGTAATTGCTGGACATGAACTCGctaaaaaagacatttttggtGCAAG tgatccCTATGTCCGAATCGACTTGAACACCATTTACGGCGACATCAATATCGACTCGGTGCAcacaaaaacgaagaaaaagacCCTCAACCCGAAATGGGAGGAGGAATTTGTGTTTCGCGTCAAGCCAAACGAGCACAAACTCGTGTTCCAGGTATTCGATGAGAATCGCTTTACGCGCGACGACTTCTTGGGCATGGTTGAGTTGACGCTCGCTCAGCTACCCAAAGAGCAGGAAGGACGTGTTATTCAGAACAAGACGTATCAGTTGAGACCGCGCAG TGTTCGTTCCAAAGTGCGCGGAATGCTGGAGATTTATCATGCCTACATCCGCGATTTGGATGCCGCCCCTGAGCCAGACTGGGAAATTGTCGATACAAACGAAACCAAT aGCCTATACAGTGCCAATTCGTCGAGTCAGGATCCGCTGCCCTTCGGATGGGAAGAGCGACAAGACGCCAACGGGAGAACGTACTACGTGAATCATGTTGCGCGCTCGACACAATGGGAACGACCGACGGTTAC CAGCAATTCAACGAGCGTAGAACagacacaacaacaaaacaacgaCGAAGCAGCTGCATTCCAAAGGCGCTTTCATATTAGTGTGGATGATGCTGACTCTAgaagtttaaataattcaaatcag GAGGATTCGCCGCCTCACATTTCCGTCGTCGATACCGATGACGGCGATGTCATTTCCGACACTGTTGCGCCTCCCGAAAccattatcgaaaatttggcGGAAGCCATTGACGACGAATCCGATGCCGAAAGTCGTTTAGAGACGCCGCCATTGCCCGACAATAGCTTAGAACGTAGTAGTAACGAATTAGTTGTTGACATTAGAGTTACGGGACCGAGTGAGAGTcatgacgacgacgtcgatgTCGAAGTCGAGCTAACGTCCCTTTTTGCCGACGACGAAGACCGAGAAGAG gAAGACACAAGTACCTCACAAAATCCGCCGAGCGATTCGTTAGTCGAAGAATCCGCGGCGACGTCACCTTTACCTTCAAATATTCCTCCTAGACGACCTGCTCCAAGTATTCCCGCTGGCTTGGGCGGCATTAAACGTGCTGCGCCTCTGCCTCCGACGTCTTCTAG CGCTAATGAAGCGACTTCTTCTAGTAATAATACCGAGGCTAATATTAACGGGCGAGAAAATTCGGag GACGACGTTGACAGCACATCCGAGACACAGTCGAGCGCCAACAACAATCAAGGTCGATCCATTTCCTCCCAATCTCGCACGAGTTCCATCGATGAGAACAATTCGGCGAATGCTTCGCCCGCGCCAGCTGCAAGAAATCAACTTTCGGGCGAGGGACTTCCGTCGGGGTGGTCGATGCAACTTGCGCCCAATGGCAGAATCTTTTTCATCGATCACGTGAACAAGAAAACGTCGTGGGTCGATCCGCGTACGGGAAGAGCAAGTCCCATGCCAAATACAACGAGCGCCGCGCCAGTTGAACGGAAATCCGAAGACGAATTGGGACCGTTGCCCGAGGGATGGGAAGAGAGAATTCATTCGGATGGCagaattttcttcattgaTCACA ATACTCGAACAACGCAATGGGACGATCCCCGATTGTCAAATCCCAACATTGCGGGACAAGCTGTACCTTATTCGAGAgactacaaacaaaaatacgaGTATCTCAAGAGTCAATTACGGAAACCG acAAACGTGCCTAACAAATTCGAGATCAAAGTACGTCGGGCCTCCATTCTCGAGGACTCGTATCGCATCATCATGGGTGTCAGCAAGGTAGATTTGCTCAAAACGAAGCTCTGGATCGAATTCGAGGGCGAAGCAGGTCTCGATTACGGCGGCTTGGCACGCGAATGGTTCTTCCTGCTGTCCAAAGAGATGTTCAATCCGTACTACGGGCTCTTCGAGTATTCCGCGATGGATAATTACACGCTTCAAATCAATCCGTTCAGCGGTTTGTGCAACGAAGAGCACTTGAATTACTTCAAATTCATTGGACGCGTCGCCGGAATGGCAGTTTATCACGGAAAACTCTTGGATGCGTTCTTCATTCGTCCCTTTTACAAGATGATGTTGCAAAAACCGATCGATTTGAAGGACATGGAGTCGGTCGACATGGAATATTACAATTCGTTGCAGTGGATCAAAGAAAACGATCCAAGCGAATTGGGTTTGACGTTCTGCGTCGACGAAGAAACGTTCGGACACACAAGTCAACGCGACTTGAAACCCAATGGAGGTAGTATTGAAGTGAATGACGAGAACAAAGACGAGTATATTCGTCTCGTGATCCAATGGCGCTTCGTTTCGCGTGTTCAGGAGCAGATGCAGTCGTTCTTGGAGGGCTTTGGATCGATTGTGCCGTtgcatttattgaaaattttcgacgaAAACGAGTTGGAACTCCTCATGTGCGGCATCCAGAACATCGACGTGAAGGATTGGAAACGAAACACGCTCTACAAAGGCGATTATTACGCAAATCATGTGATAATTCAGTGGTTCTGGCGTGCGGTATTGTCTTTTAGCAACGAAATGCGCGCCAGATTACTGCAATTTGTGACGGGAACATCTCGTGTACCGATGAATGGGTTCAAGGAATTGTACGGAAGTAACGGGCCGCAAATGTTTACGATCGAAAAATGGGGAATTCCCGATAATTATCCTCGAGCTCATACATG cttcAACCGATTGGATCTCCCCCCATACGACAGTTACTTACAACTCAAGGACAAATTGATCAAAGCCATCGAAGGAAGTCAAGGATTTGCTGGCGTTGACTAA
- the LOC134832926 gene encoding E3 ubiquitin-protein ligase Nedd-4 isoform X6: MIHHSNSSSHVSSNSSMPNVPPRRRANSVQPNHRPAIEFVPRRSLIAPNDEGVSQLRIRVIAGHELAKKDIFGASDPYVRIDLNTIYGDINIDSVHTKTKKKTLNPKWEEEFVFRVKPNEHKLVFQVFDENRFTRDDFLGMVELTLAQLPKEQEGRVIQNKTYQLRPRRSVGVRSKVRGMLEIYHAYIRDLDAAPEPDWEIVDTNETNSLYSANSSSQDPLPFGWEERQDANGRTYYVNHVARSTQWERPTVTSNSTSVEQTQQQNNDEAAAFQRRFHISVDDADSRSLNNSNQEDTSTSQNPPSDSLVEESAATSPLPSNIPPRRPAPSIPAGLGGIKRAAPLPPTSSSANEATSSSNNTEANINGRENSEDDVDSTSETQSSANNNQGRSISSQSRTSSIDENNSANASPAPAARNQLSGEGLPSGWSMQLAPNGRIFFIDHVNKKTSWVDPRTGRASPMPNTTSAAPVERKSEDELGPLPEGWEERIHSDGRIFFIDHNTRTTQWDDPRLSNPNIAGQAVPYSRDYKQKYEYLKSQLRKPTNVPNKFEIKVRRASILEDSYRIIMGVSKVDLLKTKLWIEFEGEAGLDYGGLAREWFFLLSKEMFNPYYGLFEYSAMDNYTLQINPFSGLCNEEHLNYFKFIGRVAGMAVYHGKLLDAFFIRPFYKMMLQKPIDLKDMESVDMEYYNSLQWIKENDPSELGLTFCVDEETFGHTSQRDLKPNGGSIEVNDENKDEYIRLVIQWRFVSRVQEQMQSFLEGFGSIVPLHLLKIFDENELELLMCGIQNIDVKDWKRNTLYKGDYYANHVIIQWFWRAVLSFSNEMRARLLQFVTGTSRVPMNGFKELYGSNGPQMFTIEKWGIPDNYPRAHTCFNRLDLPPYDSYLQLKDKLIKAIEGSQGFAGVD; this comes from the exons aaCGACGAGGGTGTCAGTCAACTGCGCATTCGAGTAATTGCTGGACATGAACTCGctaaaaaagacatttttggtGCAAG tgatccCTATGTCCGAATCGACTTGAACACCATTTACGGCGACATCAATATCGACTCGGTGCAcacaaaaacgaagaaaaagacCCTCAACCCGAAATGGGAGGAGGAATTTGTGTTTCGCGTCAAGCCAAACGAGCACAAACTCGTGTTCCAGGTATTCGATGAGAATCGCTTTACGCGCGACGACTTCTTGGGCATGGTTGAGTTGACGCTCGCTCAGCTACCCAAAGAGCAGGAAGGACGTGTTATTCAGAACAAGACGTATCAGTTGAGACCGCGCAGGTCAGTTGG TGTTCGTTCCAAAGTGCGCGGAATGCTGGAGATTTATCATGCCTACATCCGCGATTTGGATGCCGCCCCTGAGCCAGACTGGGAAATTGTCGATACAAACGAAACCAAT aGCCTATACAGTGCCAATTCGTCGAGTCAGGATCCGCTGCCCTTCGGATGGGAAGAGCGACAAGACGCCAACGGGAGAACGTACTACGTGAATCATGTTGCGCGCTCGACACAATGGGAACGACCGACGGTTAC CAGCAATTCAACGAGCGTAGAACagacacaacaacaaaacaacgaCGAAGCAGCTGCATTCCAAAGGCGCTTTCATATTAGTGTGGATGATGCTGACTCTAgaagtttaaataattcaaatcag gAAGACACAAGTACCTCACAAAATCCGCCGAGCGATTCGTTAGTCGAAGAATCCGCGGCGACGTCACCTTTACCTTCAAATATTCCTCCTAGACGACCTGCTCCAAGTATTCCCGCTGGCTTGGGCGGCATTAAACGTGCTGCGCCTCTGCCTCCGACGTCTTCTAG CGCTAATGAAGCGACTTCTTCTAGTAATAATACCGAGGCTAATATTAACGGGCGAGAAAATTCGGag GACGACGTTGACAGCACATCCGAGACACAGTCGAGCGCCAACAACAATCAAGGTCGATCCATTTCCTCCCAATCTCGCACGAGTTCCATCGATGAGAACAATTCGGCGAATGCTTCGCCCGCGCCAGCTGCAAGAAATCAACTTTCGGGCGAGGGACTTCCGTCGGGGTGGTCGATGCAACTTGCGCCCAATGGCAGAATCTTTTTCATCGATCACGTGAACAAGAAAACGTCGTGGGTCGATCCGCGTACGGGAAGAGCAAGTCCCATGCCAAATACAACGAGCGCCGCGCCAGTTGAACGGAAATCCGAAGACGAATTGGGACCGTTGCCCGAGGGATGGGAAGAGAGAATTCATTCGGATGGCagaattttcttcattgaTCACA ATACTCGAACAACGCAATGGGACGATCCCCGATTGTCAAATCCCAACATTGCGGGACAAGCTGTACCTTATTCGAGAgactacaaacaaaaatacgaGTATCTCAAGAGTCAATTACGGAAACCG acAAACGTGCCTAACAAATTCGAGATCAAAGTACGTCGGGCCTCCATTCTCGAGGACTCGTATCGCATCATCATGGGTGTCAGCAAGGTAGATTTGCTCAAAACGAAGCTCTGGATCGAATTCGAGGGCGAAGCAGGTCTCGATTACGGCGGCTTGGCACGCGAATGGTTCTTCCTGCTGTCCAAAGAGATGTTCAATCCGTACTACGGGCTCTTCGAGTATTCCGCGATGGATAATTACACGCTTCAAATCAATCCGTTCAGCGGTTTGTGCAACGAAGAGCACTTGAATTACTTCAAATTCATTGGACGCGTCGCCGGAATGGCAGTTTATCACGGAAAACTCTTGGATGCGTTCTTCATTCGTCCCTTTTACAAGATGATGTTGCAAAAACCGATCGATTTGAAGGACATGGAGTCGGTCGACATGGAATATTACAATTCGTTGCAGTGGATCAAAGAAAACGATCCAAGCGAATTGGGTTTGACGTTCTGCGTCGACGAAGAAACGTTCGGACACACAAGTCAACGCGACTTGAAACCCAATGGAGGTAGTATTGAAGTGAATGACGAGAACAAAGACGAGTATATTCGTCTCGTGATCCAATGGCGCTTCGTTTCGCGTGTTCAGGAGCAGATGCAGTCGTTCTTGGAGGGCTTTGGATCGATTGTGCCGTtgcatttattgaaaattttcgacgaAAACGAGTTGGAACTCCTCATGTGCGGCATCCAGAACATCGACGTGAAGGATTGGAAACGAAACACGCTCTACAAAGGCGATTATTACGCAAATCATGTGATAATTCAGTGGTTCTGGCGTGCGGTATTGTCTTTTAGCAACGAAATGCGCGCCAGATTACTGCAATTTGTGACGGGAACATCTCGTGTACCGATGAATGGGTTCAAGGAATTGTACGGAAGTAACGGGCCGCAAATGTTTACGATCGAAAAATGGGGAATTCCCGATAATTATCCTCGAGCTCATACATG cttcAACCGATTGGATCTCCCCCCATACGACAGTTACTTACAACTCAAGGACAAATTGATCAAAGCCATCGAAGGAAGTCAAGGATTTGCTGGCGTTGACTAA